CTTCTGAGAAGGCTGCTACAAGTGCAGAAGCCGGTAATCAGGTTGTGTTGAAGGTCTTGCCTTCTGCAACCAAGCTGGAAATTAAAAAAGCGGTAGAGAAGCTGTTCAAGGTAGATGTTCTTGAAGTGCGTACCGTTAATGTTAAAGGCAAGGTTAAGCGCAATCGTTTTGGTCTGGCTAAGAAATCAGATTGGAAGAAAGCTTATATTCGCCTTGAGCAAGGTCAGGACATCGACTTTGCGGTTGCTGAATAAGTCTGGAGCTGAGTCAAATGGCAATTGTAAAAAGTAAACCGACTTCTCCCGGCCGCCGCTTTGTTGTTCGGGTAGTCAATGACGAGCTGCACAAAGGTGGCCCTTACAAGCCGCTGCTGGAGAGTCAGTCGCGCAATGGTGGTCGGAACAACAACGGTCGTATTACTACGCGTCACGTTGGTGGTGGTCACAAGCAGCATTATCGGATTATCGATTTTAAGCGCAACAAAGACGGGGTTCCCGGTATTGTTGAGCGTTTGGAATACGATCCTAATCGCACGGCATTTATTGCGCTGGTGCTGTATGCGGATGGTGAGCGTCGTTACATTATCGCGCCAAAAGCGGTATCAGCTGGCGATCAGTTGATCTCTGGTGAGGCTGCGCCCATTAAGCCAGGTAACGCATTGCCTTTGCGTAATATTCCGGTGGGTAGCACTATTCATTGTGTTGAAATGAAGCCTGGTAAGGGTGCTCAGTTAGCCCGCAGTGCAGGAACTTCAGTTCAGTTGGTCGCTCGTGAAGGTCAATATGCCACGGTGCGCTTGCGCAGTGGTGAGATGCGTAAAGTGTTGTCGGAGTGTCGTGCAACATTGGGCGAAGTCTCCAATAGTGAGCACAGTTTGCGTAAGTTAGGTAAAGCCGGTGCGGCGCGTTGGCGTGGTGTTCGTCCTACCGTTCGCGGTGTGGCTATGAACCCCGTTGATCACCCACACGGTGGTGGTGAAGGTCGTACTTCTGGTGGTCGTCATCCTGTAACTCCATGGGGTGTTCCGACTAAAGGGTATAAGACCCGTAAAAATAAGCGTACAGACAAACTGATTGTCCGTGATCGCCGAAAGTAAGCGGTTGTTAACAGTCAGAGTAAAGAGGATTAGCTTGTGCCACGTTCATTGAAGAAAGGCCCGTTTATCGACCTGCATCTGCTGAAGAAGGTTGAAACGGCTGCAGAGAAAAACGATCGCCGTCCGATCAAAACCTGGTCGCGTCGCTCTATGATCCTGCCCGAAATGGTGGGTTTGACTATCGCGGTCCATAACGGTCGTCAACATGTCCCTGTGCTTGTTTCAGAGGATATGGTGGGGCACAAATTAGGTGAATTTGCTGCGACTCGTACCTATAAGGGTCACGCGGCTGATAAAAAGGCCAAGCGTTAAGCTTGGGCTGAGAGAGGCTTTGAAGATGGAAGTAGCGGCACGTTTAAAAGGTGCAAGAATCTCCGCTCAAAAGGCCCGCCTGGTCGCTGACCAGATCCGTGGCAAGGGTGTCGAGGAAGCGCTGGATACATTGAGTTTCAGCTCTAAAAAAGCAGCTAGCATTATTAAAAAGGTGCTGAATTCTGCAATTGCGAACGCCGAGCATAATGATGGTGCGGACGTTGATGAGCTGAAGGTGTCGACCATTTTTGTGGACGAAGGTATGACCATGAAACGTCTGCGCCCCCGTGCAAAAGGGCGTGCAGATCGGATTCTTAAGCGGTCATGTCATATCACCATTAAAGTTGCCGACACCGAAGGCTAGTAGGAGAGAGACCACATGGGTCAGAAAGTACACCCAACCGGCATTCGGCTGGGAATCGTAAAAGATCACAATTCAGTTTGGTACGCGGGCAATAAGAAGTATGCCCAGCAATTAGTTACCGACCTGGAAGTGCGTGAAATGCTGCAAGCGAAGCTTGCGCATGCGTCAGTTAGCCGCATTGTTATCGAGCGCCCTGCACAAACAGCTCGGATCACGATTCACACTGCCCGCCCCGGCATTGTTATCGGCAAGAAAGGCGAAGACGTTGAGAAGCTGCGCGTTGAGCTTGGTCGAATGATGGGTGTACCAGTGCACATCAATATCGAAGAAGTGCGCAAGCCTGATCTGGATGCCAAGCTCGTAGCGATGAACGTTGCTCAACAGTTAGAGCGTCGCGTAATGTTCCGTCGTGCCATGAAGCGTGTTGTGCAAAATGCAATGCGTCAAGGTGCTGAAGGTATCAAGGTGCAAGTAAGTGGACGTGTTGGTGGTGCTGAAATCGCACGTACCGAATGGTATCGCGAAGGTCGCGTACCGCTTCACACTTTGCGCGCTGATATTGATTACGCTTCACATGAAGCGGCGACTACCTACGGCATCATCGGTGTTAAGGTCTGGATCTTCAAAGGCGAAATCCTGGGTGCCAGACACGATGTTGTCGAGTCGAAGGCAAAGAAAGGTTCTGATTAAGGGTTAGGCAAATGTTACAGCCGAAGCGTACAAAATTTCGCAAGATGCACAAAGGTCGTAACCGCGGACTCGCGGAGCGCGGCAGTCGGGTCAGCTTTGGTGAGTATGGCCTGAAAGCAGTGGGTCGTGGCCGCATTACTGCGCGCCAGATCGAGGCTGCTCGACGTGCCATGACGCGGCATATCAAGCGTGGCGGGAAAATCTGGATTCGTGTATTCCCAGACAAGCCCATTACCGAAAAACCCTTGGAAGTTCGTCAAGGTAAAGGTAAGGGTAACGTGGAATACTGGGTAGCCCAGATCCAGCCTGGAAAAGTACTTTACGAAGTGGAAGGCGTATCTGAGGAGTTGGCGCGTGAGGCATTTGCCCTTGCTGCTGCAAAAATTCCCGTCCAGACCACATTTGTTAAGCGGGTGGTGATGTGATGAAGGCAGTGGAATTACGCGAAAAGTCGACGGACGAGCTGAATGCTCAGTTGCTGCAATTACTTGAAGATCAATTCAAGCTGCGCATGCAAAAGAGTACTGGTCAGTTGGCGCAGACACATCTTCTGAAAAAGACCCGTCAGGACATTGCACGAGTGAAAACTCTGCTACAGGAAAAGGCAGGTAATTAAGATGTCAGAAGTTACTAAAAGCGCCCGTACCGCAACCGGTAAAGTCGTTAGCGACAAGATGGATAAAACCATCACTGTATTACTGGAGCGTCGCGTTAAGCATCCGGTTTACGGAAAATACATAACACGGTCTTCTAAGATCCATGCTCATGATGAAAATAATGAGTGCAAAATGGGTGACTTGGTAACCGTATGTGAGACACGCCCCCTCTCAAAGCTGAAGTCTTGGACTTTGCTGCGAGTAGAGGAAGTATCCACTCAGATTTAATTGGCCGGCGGCCTATGTGCGATGCACAGTTGACGGGTTTGGAGTAAGAAATGATTCAAACAGAAAGTTATTTGGAAGTTGCGGATAACAGTGGCGCACGTCGCGTTATGTGCATCAAGGTGCTGGGTGGCTCTCATCGCCGTTATGCCCGTGTCGGTGATCTGATCAAAGTGACCGTGAAGGAAGCAATTCCTCGTGGCAAGGTCAAAAAAGGTCAGGTAATGACAGCGGTCGTTGTTCGCACCAAAAAAGGTGTTCGCCGTGGCGATGGTTCGTTGATTAAATTCGACGATAACGCCGCAGTGTTGTTGAACAACAATCTTGCACCCATTGGTACCCGTATTTTTGGGCCAGTGACACGCGAATTGCGTGGCGAGAAATTTATGAAGATTATCTCCCTGGCGCCAGAAGTACTGTAAGCGCTGGGTCAGAGACGGCTGAGGTCAGGTTATGCGTAAAATTAAACGTGAAGACGAAGTTATCGTCTTAACCGGAAAAGACAAAGGCAAACGCGGTAAAGTCCAGAAAGTTGTGGACGAGAAGCGCCTGCTGGTTTCCGGTATCAACATGGTGAAAAAACACCAGCGTCCCAATCCCCAGATGGGTGTTCAGGGCGGTATTGTTGAGAAGGAAGCGCCAATTCAGGTTTCCAATGTGGCTATCTACAATTCTGCCACCAAGAAAGCTGATCGTGTTGGCTTTAAGGTAGCGGAAGACGGCACTAAAACGCGCGTTTTTAAATCCAGCGGCGAAGCAGTCGACGCGTAGGGGTAGAAGAAGATGTCACGATTGAGCGAACTTTATCAAAACGAGTTGCGGGCAAAGCTGAAAGAAGAACTTTCTTTGGCTAATCCCATGGAAGTGCCGCGTATCACTAAAATCACTCTGAATATGGGTGTGGGTGAAGCTGCCGCTGACAAAAAAGTATTAGAAGCTGCGTTGTCTGATTTACAAAAAATCAGTGGCCAAAAACCTGTTGTCACCAAAGCCCGCAAATCCATCGCTGGTTTTAAAATTCGTGACGGTTGGCCCATCGGCTGCAAAGTAACGTTGCGCAGTGAGCGCATGTATGAATTCTTGGATCGTTTGGTATCTGTAGCGATTCCCCGAGTTCGTGATTTTCGTGGTATCAGCCCTAAGTCGTTTGACGGCCGCGGTAATTTCGCAATGGGTGTTACTGAGCAAATTATTTTCCCCGAAATCGATTACGATAAGGTGGATAAACTGCGCGGTATGGATATCACTATCACCACAACAGCTCGCAACGATGAAGAGGGACGTGCTCTGTTGAAAGCGTTCAGCTTCCCGTTCAAAGGTTAAAGGTAGAAGTTTATGGCTAAAGAGTCGATGAAGGCCCGCGAAGCGAAGCGCGAGCGTACCGTAAAAAAATACGCTGCGAAGCGTGCTGAATTAAAGGCAATTATCCTTAATCCAGCTGTTAGCGAAGAGGAGCGTTGGGATGCGCAGGTTAAACTGCAAAAGCTTCCCCGCGATGCCAGCCCTACACGTCAACGTAATCGTTGCCAGATAACGGGCCGTCCTCACGGTGTTTATCGGAAGTTTGGTCTTTGCCGTAACCAACTTCGCCAAGCCGCCATGCGCGGTGATGTGCCCGGCCTGGTTAAATCCAGCTGGTAATAGAGAATTTTGCTGTCGCGCTGTGAGCGCGACGAGTAATGGGAGCAAAACATGAGCATGCAAGACCCACTGGCGGATATGCTGACCCGCATCCGCAACGCTCAGATGGCAGGTAAAACTGTCGTCGAGATGCCGTCTTCAACCCTGAAGCAGGCGGTAGCGAAGGTGCTGGAAGAAGAAGGTTATATTGTTGGTTCACGTGTTGATAACGCTACGGCGAAAACAACGTTGTTCGTCGAACTGAAGTATTTTGAAGGCAAACCGGTTATCGCTGAGATCAATCGAGTAAGCCGTCCGGGTCTGCGTTCATATGCTGGCAAGGATGAGCTGCCTTCAGTACGTGCCGGTTTGGGTGTCGCCATTGTCTCGACCAGTCGTGGAGTTATGACTGATCGTGCAGCTCGCGCAGCTGGTGTTGGTGGCGAAGTGCTTTGCACTGTTTTCTAACGTGACAGTTTAAAGAGTTCTAAAGATGTCTAGAGTAGCGAAAAGTCCAGTGACCATCCCTAAAGGGGTTGAAGTCAAACTCGACGCCAGCAGCATCGCAGTCAAGGGCAAGAACGGTAATCTGTCCATGCCTCTGCACGGTGACGTTGAGATTAAAGAAGAAGACGGCCAGCTTGTATTTGCTGCCCGTGAAGGTGCGAAGAATGGTTGGGCGATGGCCGGAACCTCACGCGCACTGGTTAACAATATGGTCGTGGGTGTCAGTGAAGGCTTTCAGCGTAAACTGCTCCTCAATGGTGTTGGTTATCGTGCCAAAGCCGCTGGTAAATCTATCAACTTGGTGCTGGGTTACTCCCACCCAATTGATTATGCTTTGCCAGAAGGTGTTTCGGTTGACACACCAACCCAAACAGAGATTGTCCTGAGCGGCAGTGATAAGCAGCTGTTGGGCAAAGTGGCTTCCGAGATTCGCGCCTTGCGTCCACCAGAGCCTTATAAAGGCAAAGGTGTTCGTTATGCTGACGAGCAAGTTCGTCGCAAAGAAGCGAAGAAAAAGTAAGGGCTAGGTTATGAGCGATAAGAAAGTTTCAAGATTACGTCGCGCCCGCCGCGCTCGCTTTAAAATGCGTGAGCTTCGTGCGGTTCGCTTGTGCATTCACCGTACTCCACGGCATATGTACGCGCAGGTTATTGCCTGTGAGGGCGATAAAGTTCTGGCGAGTGCATCGACGTTGGATAAAGATTTGCGCTCTGCAGCGACTGGCAACATCGATGCAGCAGCAAATGTGGGCAAACTGATCGCTGAGCGGGCTAAGTCTGCTGGCGTGACCAAGGTAGCTTTTGATCGCAGTGGTTTTAAATACCACGGTCGTGTCAAAGCACTGGCAGATGCTGCCCGTGAAAGTGGTCTCGAATTCTAAGGTTTAGGCGATGGCGTATAACGAGCAGAAAGACAAAGCAAACACTGAAGGCCTGGCTGAGAAGCTGGTTCAGGTGAACCGGGTTGCCAAAGTTGTTAAAGGTGGTCGTATCTTCAGTTTCACCGCCTTGACAGTGGTTGGCGATGGCAACGGCAAGGTAGGCTTCGGTCGCGGTAAGGCTCGTGAAGTGCCTGTCGCTATCCAGAAGGCTATGGAGGCTGCCCGCCGCAACATGGTTCAGGTAGACATTAAAGGCGATACCATTCAGTACGCCGTTAAAGGTCGTCACGGTGCTTCTAAGGTTTACATGCAGCCTGCATCTGAAGGTACTGGTGTTATTGCCGGTGGCGCGATGCGCTCTGTGTTGGAAATTGCTGGTGTGCACAACGTGCTTGCCAAGTGTTATGGCTCCACCAACCCGGTAAACGTGGTGCGGGCAACAATCAAAGCACTTCAAGGCGTTTCATCTCCTGACGAAGTTGCTGCAAAGCGTGGTAAGTCAGTCGAAGAGATTCGGGGCTGAAGAACAGGCGGAACGGATTATGAGCAAAATTAAAGTTACCCAAGTGCGCTCCGTAGCAAAGCGCCTTAAGGCACATAAAGCCTGTGTCGCAGGTCTTGGTCTGCGTCGCATCGGTCACACTGTTGAAGTTGAAGATACACCTTCAGTTCGCGGTATGATCAACAAAGTTAATTATTTAGTGCGTGTTGAGGGATAAGTGATGAGCGATCTGCGGTTAAACACGCTGAGTCCTGCACCTGGCCGCGTCAAAGACGGCAAGCGGGTAGGGCGCGGTATCGGCAGCGGCCTTGGTAAAACAGCGGGTCGTGGCCATAAAGGTTTGAAGTCTCGTTCTGGCGGTAGTGTTCGTCCAGGTTTCGAGGGCGGTCAAATGCCTTTGCAAAAGCGTCTGCCAAAATACGGTTTCACTTCTCGTTTGGCTCGCGTCACTGCGCAAATTCGCAGTGCGGAACTGAACGCGGTGGCTGATGACGTGATCGATTTGGATGCGCTGAAACGTGCAGACTTAATCAGCAATAACATTGAACGGGCAAAGATTTTCCTGTCTGGCGATGTGACAAAAGCAGTAACCGTTAAAGGTCTTGCGGTCACTAAAGGTGCTCGCGAAGCGATCGAAAAAGCGGGCGGCAAAGTCGAGGAATAAGGCGGATATCATGGCGAAGTCCAGTCCCTTATCTACTGGAAATCAATCCGGACTAGGCGAGCTTATGGCTCGCCTTCGTTTTCTGTTGATGGCGATTATTGTTTATCGTATTGGCACCCACATACCGGTGCCCGGTATAAACCCGGATCAACTCGCCGCGCTGTTTAATCAAAACCAGGGAACTGTACTGGGTTTGTTTAATATGTTCTCCGGTGGTGCGCTGGAGCGCATGAGTATTTTGGCGCTGGGCATTATGCCCTATATCTCTGCCTCTATTATTATGCAGCTGATGTCTGCGGTGAGTCCGCAGCTTGAGTCGCTTAAAAAAGAAGGTGAGTCCGGGCGGCGTCAAATTAGTCAGTATACGCGTTATCTGACAGTGCTCTTGGCTACACTGCAAGCTACAGGCATGACCGTGGGCTTGGCGAATCAAGGTTTAGCCTACAGCCCTGATTTCACATTCTATTTTGTGGCGGTGGCCTCTTTGGTAACCGGTGCAGTATTTATGATGTGGCTTGGTGAGCAAGTAACTGAGCGTGGTGTTGGCAACGGTATTTCAATGCTGATATTTGCGGGCATTGTCGCAGGCTTGCCTGCAGCAGTGGGTCAGTCTTTGGAGCAGGCACGGCAAGGTGAACTGAATATCTTGGTGTTGCTGGCCATCTTGGTTCTCGCTGTTGCGGTAATTTACCTGGTGGTATTTATCGAGCGGGGTCAGCGTCGCATCACGGTTAACTACGCCAAACAGCAGCGTGGCAACAAGATGTACCAGGCCCAGCAGAGCCATTTGCCATTAAAAGTGAATATGGCGGGTGTTATCCCGGCGATATTTGCCAGCTCGATATTGCTGTTTCCCGCTTCGATTGCCCAGTGGGTGGGTCAAAGTGGCGAGGGTATGGAGTGGTTGCAGGATATGGCATTAGCCATTGGACCTGGGCAACCTCTGAATATCCTGTTGTTTACAGCCTTGATTGTGTTTTTCTGTTTCTTCTATACGGCGTTGATGTTTAACCCTGATGAAGTTGCCGATAACTTGAAAAAATCTGGTGCGTTTTTGCCTGGGATTCGTCCCGGCAAACAGACTGCCAGCTATATCGATGATGTTTTAACTCGATTAACCATGTTTGGCTCTATCTATATTGCCGGCGTGTGTTTGCTACCCCAATTTTTGGTGGTGTTCTGGAACGTGCCTTTCTATCTGGGCGGAACATCATTGCTAATCGTGGTAGTTGTAGTAATGGATTTTATGGCGCAAGTTCAGTCACATCTGATGTCTCATCAGTATGACTCGGTCATGAAAAAAGCGAACCTTAAGAATTATGGTGGTGGCGCGCGCTAAAACGCCGCAACCCGGGCTTTCGATTGGAGTAGCACAATGAAAGTACGTGCATCAGTAAAGGCAATGTGCCGCAATTGTAAAATTGTTCGCCGCAAAGGTGTTGTTCGAGTGATTTGCAGTGCAGAGCCTCGTCACAAGCAGCGGCAGGGCTAAGTAATATGCCGCGGATGGACTTGATTTAAAGTTCTGTTGCAGCTAGACTACCGCGCCTTTCGCGCAGTGGGTCTGCTGCACCCGTTGATTATTGCTAAGCGTAAAGTATCAAGCTTAATTGGAGTAACCTGAATGGCTCGTATAGCGGGTGTCAACATACCAGATAACAAGCACGCGGCTATCTCGCTGACTTACATCTACGGCATAGGTCGTACTACAGCGAAAGATCTGTGTGCTAAGACTACTATTGCAGAAGATGCAAAAATTGCCGATTTGTCTGAGGAACAGTTAGACGCATTGCGTAATGAGATTGCCAAGCTCTCAGTAGAAGGTGATCTGCGTCGAGTGGTGTCTATGAACATCAAGCGTCTGCTGGACTTGGGCTGCTACCGTGGCCTTCGTCATCGTAGAAGCTTACCTCTGCGCGGACAGCGTACTAAAACGAATGCGCGTACCCGTAAAGGTCCACGCAAGCCGATCCGCAAGTAAAAACCTGCGGTTCGTCGTCCCTTTAGTGTAGCTACACCAAATGTGTAGTGTTGATATTAGAGTATAGGAAGTAAAAATGGCCAAACCTGGCAAGCAAGCTCCACGTAAAAAGGTCAAAAAGACCGTCGTGGATGGCGTAGCACATGTGCATGCGTCATTTAATAACACCATCATTACGATTACCGACCGTCAGGGCAATACCCTGAGCTGGGCCACTGCTGGTGGTAGCGGTTTCCGCGGTTCGCGTAAAAGTACGCCTTTTGCTGCTCAGGTGGCTGCAGAGCGTGCGGGTAATGCTGCAAAAGAATATGGTTTGAAAAACTTGGATGTGGAAGTAAAAGGTCCTGGTCCAGGTCGCGAGTCGGCAGTTCGTGCATTGAACAACTGCGGCTACAAAATCACTAACATCACTGACGTGACGCCTATTCCACACAATGGTTGTCGTCCTCCCAAGAAACGTCGCGTGTAATTAACAGTTGAGGAATACAAAGAATGGCTAGATATTTGGGCCCAAGCTGTAAATTAGCCAGACGGGAAGGTACTGATCTGTTCTTGAAGAGCGGCGTTCGTCCCCTGGATTCTAAATGTAAAGCAGAAACGGCACCTGGCATGCATGGCGCACGTCGCGGTCGCTTATCTGACTACGGTGTACAGCTTCGCGAAAAGCAGAAAGTTCGTCGTATGTACGGCGTCTTAGAAAAGCAATTCCGTAGCTACTACAAAAAAGCCGCTGGCAAAAAAGGCGCAACAGGCGAAAACCTGCTGCAATTGCTGGAAGGTCGTTTGGATAATGTTGTTTACCGTATTGGCTTTGGTTCGACTCGTGCAGAATCGCGTCAGTTGGTTTCACACAAGTCTGTAACGGTTAACGGCGCAGTGGTTAACGTACCTTCTTATCAGGTACAGGCTGGCGACGTTGTGAGCATCCGTGAGAAATCCAAAAACCAATTGCGTATCCAGTCAGCTATGACCTTGGCTGCACAGCGTGGTGAAGTGTCCTGGATCGATGTGAATGCGAGCAAGCTGGAAGGCGTTTACAAATCTGCCCCAGATCGTAGCGACTTGTCTTCTGAGATCAACGAGCAACTGATTGTTGAGCTTTACTCGAAGTAAGTTATCCCTAGGACATTCTCACTACAGGTGATCTATGCAAAGTGCAGTGAACGAATTTTTAACACCTCGGGTTATTCAAGTTGAAGAACTGGGCGCTACTCGTGCCAAGGTAACCTTGGAGCCTTTAGAGCGCGGTTTTGGCCACACGCTGGGCAACGCTCTTCGCCGTATTTTGCTGTCGTCTATGCCGGGTTGCGCTATTGTTGAAGCAGAAATCGATGGCGTACTCCATGAATACAGCGCAATGGAAGGTGTTCAGGAAGACGTTATTGAAATCCTGCTGAACCTGAAAGAAGTTGCTGTTGTGTTGCACGGCAAAGATCAAGCGGTACTCACGCTTAGCAAAAAAGGCGCGGGTCCGGTGACAGCGGGTGACATTCAGACTGATCACGAAGTTGAGGTGATGAACCCTGAGCATGTGATTGCCCATCTGAATAGCGACGGTGACATCAACATGCGTTTGACCGTGAATCGTGGTCGCGGTTATGTCCCTGCTGATTCTCGTGAGACGGGTGACGAAGAGACTCGCTCCATTGGTCGTTTGCAGTTAGATGCGAGCTACAGCCCCATCAGCCGTGTTAGCTATGTGGTTGAAAGCGCTCGTGTTGAGCAGCGTACTGACTTGGATAAGTTGGTTCTGGATTTGGAAACCAATGGCACAATTGATTCTGAAGAAGCGATTCGTCGCGCAGCGACTATTCTTCAGCAGCAGCTGGCTGTGTTTGTTGATCTTGAAAGCGAAGGTGAGTCTGAGCCTTCCCGCGAAGAAAACGAAGTGGATCCAATTCTGCTGCGTCCAGTTGATGATCTTGAACTTACAGTTCGATCTGCAAACTGCCTGAAAGCTGAAAATATTTACTACATCGGTGACCTTGTACAGCGTACCGAAGTAGAGCTGCTGAAGACCCCGAACCTGGGTAAGAAGTCGCTGACAGAAATCAAGGACGTGCTGGCATCCCGTGGCCTCTCTTTGGGTCTGCGTCTGGATAACTGGCCGCCTGCTAGCTTGAGAAACGACGATCGCGTTTTGGCCTGATCGTCACGCGATTGAACAGTATTTGCTGAGATAGCAATCTTTATTTAAAGGAAAACGACATGCGCCATCGTCAAAGCGGCCGTCAACTAAACCGTAATAGCTCACATCGCAAAGCGATGTTCCGCAATATGACGGCTTCCCTGGTGGAACACGAGCTGATTAAAACTACTGTCCCCAAAGCGAAAGAGCTGCGTCGTTACGCTGAGCCTCTTATCACCTTGGCCAAGTCAGACAGCGTTGCCAATCGCCGCTTGGCGTTTGACCGTCTTCGCTGCGACGAAGCGGTGGGTAAATTGTTCTCTGAACTTGGCCCGCGGTATGAAGGTCGTCCTGGTGGTTACCTGCGCATCATGAAGTGTGGTCTGCGTACTGGCGACAAAGCACCAATGGCTTACGTTGAATTGGTAGATCGTCCGCAAATTGAAGAAGAGGAAGGCGACGAAGATTAAGTTCTTCTAAGCTGAAATCTTTATAAAACCGGCTCTTGAGCCGGTTTTTTTATGTCTGCTGTTTTGGGGTGGATGTTGCTGGAAGGGTTTTGCGCTGCGTGTTGTTTTATGTTGCTTGCTGGAGCGCAAAAAATTTGGCCTAGACGACCGACGTGGACGCGTGTTTAGGCGTGCTATGAGGCGCGAGTAAGCTGAATGAATTGAAGACTGCGCAGCGACAAGTGGTGCGCAGTCTTTAATCTGCTATCGAGAGCGACGGATTAAGCTATTTTTGCGGATCTGATGTTTGCCAGCAGTGGAGCCAAAAAGCGGCCCGTGTGGGATTGCGTCATTTCGGCCACGTCTTCTGGGCTGCCCTCTGCAATGATTTCACCGCCACCAGAGCCGCCTTCGGGGCCAAGGTCAATCAGCCAGTCGGCGGTTTTAATGACATCTAGATTATGTTCGATGACAACAACGGTGTTGCCGTGATCTCTTAAACGGTGGAGTACCGCCAAGAGTTGTTGGATGTCTTCGAAGTGAAGTCCGGTGGTGGGTTCATCTAGAATGTATAAGGTTTTACCGGTATCGCGTTTTGATAGCTCTCTTGCCAGCTTAACCCGTTGAGCTTCGCCCCCTGACAAGGTGGTTGCTGCCTGACCAAGTCGAATATAACTTAAGCCAACGTCCATTAGTGTTTGTAATTTTTTGAAAATAGAGGGGACATTTTCAAAAAATCCGCAGGCGTCTTCTATGGTCATTTCCAATACTTGGTGGATATTCTGGCCTTTATACAGAATGTCCAAGGTTTCCCGGTTGTAACGTTTGCCCTGACAGACTTCGCAGGACACATAGATGTCCGGCAGAAAGTGCATTTCTACTTTGGTAACACCATCGCCTTGGCAAGCCTCGCAGCGGCCACCTTTTACGTTAAAACTAAAACGGCCAACTTTGTAACCGCGGGACCGCGCTTCCTCGGTGCCGGCAAACAACTCTCTGATGGGCGTGAATATACCTGTGTAGGTAGCGGGGTTAGAGCGCGGTGTTCTACCAATAGGACTTTGGTCAATATCGATACATTTGTCGACTTGATCCATGCCTTGGATATTTTTGTAGGGCGCAGGGGTTAAGGTGGTGGCACCATTTAACTCCGTTGCGGCAATGGGGTAGAGGGTGTGATTGATCAAGGTGGATTTCCCTGAGCCAGAAACACCAGTAATACAGGTCATCAAGCCAAGAGGAAGCTTTAAATCTACGGTTTTTAGGTTGTTACCGCTGGCACCTGTTAATGAAATGGCTTTGTCCCAGTCGGGTTTGTTGCGCTGGTCTGGCGTACGAATTTCTTTTGCACCGGAGAGGTATTGGCCAGTTAGGGAATCTTTGCAGCTAAGGATACTTTCTAGATCGCCTTCGGCAACGACTTGGCCGCCATGAACGCCAGCACGGGGGCCGATATCAATAATGTGGTCGGCGGTACGAATGGCGTCTTCATCATGTTCTACAACGATCACAGTGTTGCCGATATCTCTAAGGTGACGGAGGGTGCCAAGTAGCCGCTCGTTATCGCGTTGATGAAGGCCGATGGAGGGCTCGTCGAGAATATACATAACACCAACAAGTCCCGCGCCAATTTGACTGGCCAGGCGAATGCGTTGGGCTTCTCCTCCGGAAAGCGTATCT
The DNA window shown above is from Spongiibacter sp. IMCC21906 and carries:
- the rplW gene encoding 50S ribosomal protein L23; the protein is MNKERIYKVLLGPHASEKAATSAEAGNQVVLKVLPSATKLEIKKAVEKLFKVDVLEVRTVNVKGKVKRNRFGLAKKSDWKKAYIRLEQGQDIDFAVAE
- the rplB gene encoding 50S ribosomal protein L2, coding for MAIVKSKPTSPGRRFVVRVVNDELHKGGPYKPLLESQSRNGGRNNNGRITTRHVGGGHKQHYRIIDFKRNKDGVPGIVERLEYDPNRTAFIALVLYADGERRYIIAPKAVSAGDQLISGEAAPIKPGNALPLRNIPVGSTIHCVEMKPGKGAQLARSAGTSVQLVAREGQYATVRLRSGEMRKVLSECRATLGEVSNSEHSLRKLGKAGAARWRGVRPTVRGVAMNPVDHPHGGGEGRTSGGRHPVTPWGVPTKGYKTRKNKRTDKLIVRDRRK
- the rpsS gene encoding 30S ribosomal protein S19; translation: MPRSLKKGPFIDLHLLKKVETAAEKNDRRPIKTWSRRSMILPEMVGLTIAVHNGRQHVPVLVSEDMVGHKLGEFAATRTYKGHAADKKAKR
- the rplV gene encoding 50S ribosomal protein L22, giving the protein MEVAARLKGARISAQKARLVADQIRGKGVEEALDTLSFSSKKAASIIKKVLNSAIANAEHNDGADVDELKVSTIFVDEGMTMKRLRPRAKGRADRILKRSCHITIKVADTEG
- the rpsC gene encoding 30S ribosomal protein S3: MGQKVHPTGIRLGIVKDHNSVWYAGNKKYAQQLVTDLEVREMLQAKLAHASVSRIVIERPAQTARITIHTARPGIVIGKKGEDVEKLRVELGRMMGVPVHINIEEVRKPDLDAKLVAMNVAQQLERRVMFRRAMKRVVQNAMRQGAEGIKVQVSGRVGGAEIARTEWYREGRVPLHTLRADIDYASHEAATTYGIIGVKVWIFKGEILGARHDVVESKAKKGSD
- the rplP gene encoding 50S ribosomal protein L16; amino-acid sequence: MLQPKRTKFRKMHKGRNRGLAERGSRVSFGEYGLKAVGRGRITARQIEAARRAMTRHIKRGGKIWIRVFPDKPITEKPLEVRQGKGKGNVEYWVAQIQPGKVLYEVEGVSEELAREAFALAAAKIPVQTTFVKRVVM
- the rpmC gene encoding 50S ribosomal protein L29, translated to MKAVELREKSTDELNAQLLQLLEDQFKLRMQKSTGQLAQTHLLKKTRQDIARVKTLLQEKAGN
- the rpsQ gene encoding 30S ribosomal protein S17 encodes the protein MSEVTKSARTATGKVVSDKMDKTITVLLERRVKHPVYGKYITRSSKIHAHDENNECKMGDLVTVCETRPLSKLKSWTLLRVEEVSTQI
- the rplN gene encoding 50S ribosomal protein L14 — translated: MIQTESYLEVADNSGARRVMCIKVLGGSHRRYARVGDLIKVTVKEAIPRGKVKKGQVMTAVVVRTKKGVRRGDGSLIKFDDNAAVLLNNNLAPIGTRIFGPVTRELRGEKFMKIISLAPEVL
- the rplX gene encoding 50S ribosomal protein L24, which encodes MRKIKREDEVIVLTGKDKGKRGKVQKVVDEKRLLVSGINMVKKHQRPNPQMGVQGGIVEKEAPIQVSNVAIYNSATKKADRVGFKVAEDGTKTRVFKSSGEAVDA
- the rplE gene encoding 50S ribosomal protein L5; translation: MSRLSELYQNELRAKLKEELSLANPMEVPRITKITLNMGVGEAAADKKVLEAALSDLQKISGQKPVVTKARKSIAGFKIRDGWPIGCKVTLRSERMYEFLDRLVSVAIPRVRDFRGISPKSFDGRGNFAMGVTEQIIFPEIDYDKVDKLRGMDITITTTARNDEEGRALLKAFSFPFKG
- the rpsN gene encoding 30S ribosomal protein S14, producing MAKESMKAREAKRERTVKKYAAKRAELKAIILNPAVSEEERWDAQVKLQKLPRDASPTRQRNRCQITGRPHGVYRKFGLCRNQLRQAAMRGDVPGLVKSSW